The nucleotide sequence ACTCATACTGGGGATATACAGCTTCCTACGGCTTGACAGTCAATCAGGAGTCTTTAAGGGAGTTGGGAAATCTGGCAATAGAGATTTCAATGGCAGACATCACTACCGATATACCTCTAAAGCCAATAATCAAGTTCGGAAATCCTTCAAATCAGATAATTGAAACAGCTGAAGAACAGGACGTGGATTTGATAGTAATGGGAAGTCACGGACACGGCTTCGTAGCCGGTGCTCTTTTGGGCAGCGTGAGCCAAAGGGTCTTGCATCAAGCCCAGTGCCCTGTTATGATCGTTAAATAATAAAAAACCTGCCATTTAATATAATTTGGCAGGTTTTTTATTTATTATATGTCTGCATTCATGAATTCATCGAATTCCTTTTTAAGATCTTCTGAAGGTTCCTTGGTCAATAGGCTTACAACTATTATAAATGCAATAGATATCCCAAACGCTGGAAGTATCTCATAAAGATTTATATACTCTTTAATGAAATTTCTCCAAACCAAAACGGTAATGCCTCCGGATAGTATTCCGGCCAAAGCCCCCTGCCAATTCATGCGTTTCCAATACAATGACATCAGTATTGCCGGCCCAAAGGCTGCACCAAATCCTGCCCAAGCGTATGCTACAAGGTCAAATACCGAGCTGTCAGGGTCCCTGGCAATGATTATTGCTATAAACGCCACTACTAAAACGCTGATTCGGCTTATCCATAAAAGCTGTTTATCCGTTAGCTTTGAAAACATATTCTTGCAAATGTCCTCTGATACTGCAGAAGATGTAACCAATAGCTGAGAATCCGCAGTGCTCATTATAGCCGACAGGATTGCCGTCAATAAAATCCCTGCTATTATTGATAATCCGGGTCCTGAAAGGATGTTCTGAACCAAATAAATGAAGATTCTTTCACCATCCAGAGTATTCAATACGTCAGCAGAAACTATCGTCGACATGTAAGCCTTGCCTATGACGCCCAGCAATGTGGATGCCGCCAAAGTGCAAACTACCCAAACCGTCGCAATCCTTCTGGCTGGCTTTATTTCGTTTGAATGGCTGATCCCCATGAACCTCGCCAGTATATGTGGCTGACCAAAATAACCCAACCCCCATGCTGCTATGGACACAATTCCCAACAAACTTAAGGTTTCTGTGCCAAACCACTCACTCGCACCGAAGCTTCCCGGCAGTTCTGCCAATCCAGCGGCTATATCAAAGGTTTGCTCTGCTCCACCTAGTTGGATGACTGCTATGATCGGAAGAATTATTATAGCAAAAAACATCATGATTCCTTGAATCAGGTCAGTCCAGCAAACAGCCAGAAATCCACCTAAAAAAGTATATGAAACAATCACTATGGCTCCTGCTACAAGAGCTGTGGTATAATCCAATCCGAATACAGCATTAAACAGCTTAGCACCTGCTGAAAATTGTGCTGCTGTATAAATCAGAAAAAACGTTACAATAAATGCAGCTGAAATAAGTTTTATCAAATGAGTCTTGTCCTTAAACCTGTTTTCCATGTAAGTAGGTATAGTTATGGCATCGCCTGCATGTTCAGAATATTTCCTCAGCCTCTTTGCCAGTATCAGCCAATTTAAATAAGTCCCCAATGCTAGACCGACAGCAGTCCATACCGCTTCTGCCATTCCGCTGTTTCTAGTCAGCAAAAAAGCTGTCCCGGGAAGTCCCATTAGCAGCCATCCGCTCATGTCTGAAGCCTGAGCGCTCATCGATGTAACCCATACATTAAGATTTCGACCACCTAAAAAATAGTCTGCCTGACTATTGCTGTTTTTAAAGAAATACGCTCCAATCCCGAGCAAAAAAACAAGATAAAACCCCAATACAATTCCATGAATCGTTACATCTGTCATTACACCACTCCTACTGTTTAATATGTTTATGGTATTCGAAACAATACCCATGGACTAGGAAAGTTCGCCTTTTATTAAAGCTACAACTTTGCTAAGCCACCAAAATATTTCGAATAAATATTATAAAGATATATCCAGGGCTTTCATGATAAAGCCAATTCCCAATCCTGCAAAGCCACCGATGCTCGCCCACATGAGGTTGCCTGTAACGAGCCCTGCTGCAGTACCTAAAATAAATCCGCCGATCATCATCATCTCATCGCTTTCGTCTTCTTCATCGACTTCGTCGTTGATGTCGTTATAAGTCCTGTATTCATTTTCTTTAATCAAATAGTCTATCGATACATCAAATATGTCGCTGATCTTTATGAGCTCCTCTGTAGATGGATAAGATTGGCCTTGCTCCCATTTCACAACATTTCCGAAGGGAACATCAAGAATATTTGCCAATTTATCTTGAGAAATATGTTTTTCAGTTCTCAGTCTTTCTATACGTTCTGCAAATTTCATGTAACTCACCTCGTTTCTTATGTAATAGTTTCATATAAAGGACTAAAGAACATTATACCCCTGAAAAAAGAATTTTTAAAGTGGTTTTTATATAT is from Alkalibacter saccharofermentans DSM 14828 and encodes:
- a CDS encoding universal stress protein, which translates into the protein MYKKILVPTDASDFSKRALLEAIAIAHMTEGDIFLLNVTHSPDSYWGYTASYGLTVNQESLRELGNLAIEISMADITTDIPLKPIIKFGNPSNQIIETAEEQDVDLIVMGSHGHGFVAGALLGSVSQRVLHQAQCPVMIVK
- the putP gene encoding sodium/proline symporter PutP is translated as MTDVTIHGIVLGFYLVFLLGIGAYFFKNSNSQADYFLGGRNLNVWVTSMSAQASDMSGWLLMGLPGTAFLLTRNSGMAEAVWTAVGLALGTYLNWLILAKRLRKYSEHAGDAITIPTYMENRFKDKTHLIKLISAAFIVTFFLIYTAAQFSAGAKLFNAVFGLDYTTALVAGAIVIVSYTFLGGFLAVCWTDLIQGIMMFFAIIILPIIAVIQLGGAEQTFDIAAGLAELPGSFGASEWFGTETLSLLGIVSIAAWGLGYFGQPHILARFMGISHSNEIKPARRIATVWVVCTLAASTLLGVIGKAYMSTIVSADVLNTLDGERIFIYLVQNILSGPGLSIIAGILLTAILSAIMSTADSQLLVTSSAVSEDICKNMFSKLTDKQLLWISRISVLVVAFIAIIIARDPDSSVFDLVAYAWAGFGAAFGPAILMSLYWKRMNWQGALAGILSGGITVLVWRNFIKEYINLYEILPAFGISIAFIIVVSLLTKEPSEDLKKEFDEFMNADI
- a CDS encoding helix-turn-helix domain-containing protein is translated as MKFAERIERLRTEKHISQDKLANILDVPFGNVVKWEQGQSYPSTEELIKISDIFDVSIDYLIKENEYRTYNDINDEVDEEDESDEMMMIGGFILGTAAGLVTGNLMWASIGGFAGLGIGFIMKALDISL